The DNA window GGATTCCAGTCTGGTAGCTTTTCTGGTCGGCGCGGCCTCGCTTGCCGATCAGGGGCAATGCGCGGTCGATTACGACCAGTTGCCCTCGGGCCTGCAGCGCCTGCTCGCTTTGGCGCGTGCCGTTCCCGAGAAAGAAGACGCTCGAACAGCGCCGGTGCCTCCCTCCTTCCTCGAGAAGTTGGGCGACGGCTGGTTGGCCCTGGCCGCCGAGTTCCGCTCCGGCCTTGAGTTTGTCGGTGAAGCCGCATTGAGCCTGGTGCGGCTGGCTCGCGGTCAGGCGCGTTTCCGTCGCTCCGATTTACTCCTCTTGATTGAGGACTGCGGGGTCCGGGCCTTGCCTATCGTCACGCTGATCTCGTTTTTGGTGGGAATGATTCTGGCCTTCGTCGGCGCGATCCAGTTGCAGCAGTTTGGCGCCGAGATTTACGTCGCAAATCTGGTCGGGATCGCGATGCTGCGCGAGATGGGCGCGATGATGGCCGCGATTATCATGGCGGGGCGCACGGGCGCTGCCTTCGCGGCCCAGTTGGGAACCATGCGGGTCACGCAGGAGATTGATGCTCTCACCACGATGGGGATTTCTCCGATGGATTTCGTTGTTTTGCCGCGCATGGTGGCCTTGTGTTTGATGATGCCACTGCTGGCGCTTTTCGCGGACCTCGTGGGCGTTTTGGGCGGGGCCGTTGTCGGCGCCACAATGCTCGACCTTTCACCCTCTCTTTACCTGCGCCAGACGGTCGAGGCGGTCTCATTCTCGGACTTCTCTTCCGGGCTTCTCAAATCAGCTGTCTTCGGGGTGCTGATTGCCGTGGCGGGTTGCCTTCGCGGGATGCAATGCGGCAATAGTTCCTCGGCAGTCGGTGAGGCCGCAACGTCTGCGGTGGTCACCGGGATCGTCCTGATCATCGTAGCGGATGCCACCTTTACCGTCCTTTTCAATATTGTCGGGTTTTAAATGAACGAACCTAAAACAACAGATACGCGTGAGAGCGCCATCGAGGTGCGCGACCTCACAATGGCCTACGGCGATTTCGTGGTGATGCGGGATTTGAATTTCGAGATTCGCTCGGGCGATATCTTTATCATCATGGGCGGAAGTGGGTGCGGGAAGAGCACCTTGCTGCGCCACCTTGTCGGACTTGTCGAGCCGGCCCGCGGCGAAATTCGCTACAGCGGGGCCTCCTTCACCGAAGCGGATGCCGATGGACGAGCCGCATTCCTGCGACGGTTCGGCGTTCTCTACCAGAGCGGTGCTCTATGGAGTTCGATGACGCTCGCCGAAAATATCGGTCTGCCCCTGGGCGAGTACACGGACCTGACCGAGCGAGAGATTCGCGATGTTGCGGGCCTGAAATTATCACTGGTTGGCCTGTCCGGTTTCGAGGACTTCTATCCTTCCGAGATTTCAGGAGGAATGCAGAAACGCGCCGGCCTTGCGCGCGCCATGGCGCTGGACCCCGAGATTCTATTTTTCGACGAGCCGTCGGCGGGCCTCGACCCGCTCTCATCTGCGCGTCTCGACGAATTGATTCTGGAGATTCGCGACAGTCTTGGCTCGACTGTGGTGATCGTTACGCATGAATTGGCCAGTATTTTCGCTATCGGAGATGATTCCGTATACCTGGACCCGGAGACCCGAACGATGAAGGCACGAGGCAATCCCAAGCAGTTGAGGGACCACGGAGAAGACCCCGGTGTCCGCGAATTCCTTTCTCGGGGTCAGATTTCCGGAGGTGGTCGTCATGAGTAAGAAGGCGAACCCGACGAGGATCGGAGGATTTGTCCTTGCGTCGCTCATGCTGGCAGTTCTCGGCGTGGCTCTTTTCGGCTCGGGACGCTTCTTTGAGCGGACCGAGCCTTTTGTCTGTTATTTCGATGGGTCCATCAACGGGCTGGCGGTCGGTTCGAATGTGAAATTCAAAGGGGTGCCGATTGGCTCGGTCTCCGAGATTCTCCTGCGCTTCGATGAGTCCGACGATAGTGCCAGCGTGCGGATTCCAGTGGTGATCCGCATTGACGAGAGCAAGATCGAAAAAGGTGCCGACCGCCCGGTAGACCTGAGCGACCCTAAGGTCCTGCAGTCGCTGATCAGCCGGGGCCTCCGGGCAAGCCTTCAATCCGAAAGCCTCGTGACAGGCCTGCTCTACGTGAACCTCGATTTCTACCCGGACGCACCACCGATTCGATTGGCGGAGGCCGGCGATATGATGGTGATCCCGACACTTCCCTCGACGCTCGAAGCGGTGCAGGAAGTGATGGGTCGGGTGGTTCGCGAATTGGATCAGGTGGACTTCAAGGAAGTCTTTCTCTCGGTCGAGGAAACGATCGAGTCGATTCATGAAATGCTGACCTCCCCCGAGATCCCGTCGACGATGGAGTCCCTCGCCGACACCATGGAGAGTCTGCGGAAATTATCGCATACGCTGAACGAAAAGATCGGCCCCTTCTCGGAAGCGGTGGAAGGCACAGCCCTGCAGGCCGATACGACCTTGCAGGAACTGACCGATGTGATCGCTTCGGTGGGCGTATTGCTCGACCCGGAGTCGCCCTTGGCGTTTCAGGTGGGCCAGACACTGCGCCAGGTTTCGGGCGCCTCGGACTCGGTGCGTGAGTTGGCAAACTTCCTCGAGGAGCATCCGAGCGCTTTGCTCTATGGTCGTGGCGGTGAGCCGGAAGAGGAGAATCCGTGATGGTGAATCGACATTTTCGCAAGACAAGCTTGTTGTTCATGCTGCTCGTCTCGAGTTGCTCGCTTTTGTCCGGTGCCCCGGGTTCGGGTCCGAATCGATATTACGTTCTGACTGAGGGTGCGGAATTGCGTGAGATCGCGCGCCTGCCGAAATTGAGCCTCGGCGTGGGTCCGATCGAGCTGCCGGATTATCTCGATCGGTTTTCCATCGCGACTCGCAGCGAGGCAAACAGGGTCACCTACGCGGAGAATGACCGATGGGCCGAAAGCCTCGGAGGTAATGTCCAGCGCGTTCTCGCGGCCGATCTATCCGTTCTGCTCTACACGGAACGGATCTCGTTGTTTCCCTGGTACCGGACCTCGGCGCCGGATCGGCGGGTCTCGATCAGCATTCAGCGTTTCGAGGTCGACCCCGGAGGGAAGGTTCGCTTGTGGGCTCGTTGGATCCTGCGGGATGAAGACGGGAAACGACTGGTATCAGGGGAGTTTGATGAACGACGAGAAGTCGCCACCGGACCCGATGCCGTGGCTCGGGTGATGAGCGATCTGGTTGGAGACCTCGCGCGCTCCCTGGCGGTCGTAGTCGCAGAATCCGTTTGAGGGTCGGGGCCGCGAATGAGCTCAAGCGGTGCTAGCGCGTCGTCACCGAGACGGTCATATCTGCGTCGGGAACCGGGACATAGGCGCGCAGGATCGCATAAAACGGTTTGCCGGTCGGGATCCCGTTTTTACCGGACCCGTCGGGGCTGAGCGTTACGGTGTAGGTGCCGTCCGCATTGGGCTCGGCAGAATAGGTCGTCTGGTCGTATACTTTTTTATCGTTCGGAATCAGAAAACGATCCTCTGCTCCGTACGCTGTCACCGAGAAATATCCGGAATCCTGGACGATGCCTGCGGGCACCCTGAGTTCGTAGGTTTTCGTGCCGGACAGAGGCTCCCCTCCCTCGTCGACCATGATGGGGAGGTAGCGGACGGTGTCGGAGGGGGTTCCGAGTTGGCCGAGCATCACGGCGCTGGCTGAGGTGATCTCACCAACGTCACCGGACTTCTTGCCGAAAGCTCTGCCTGCATCGAGGTGGGGAATGCTCGCCTCGATCAAGGCGAGCCCGGACTTTTCAATCGCTGATGAAAATCGCTGCACATCGCGATGCATGTCGCCGTCTCCACCGTCGAGACGCATCTTCTGGCCGAGCGCTGTCACCTCGTCCAAATTGTTGACCACGACCATCCGGGTCAGAACCAGTCCCTGATCGGTTTCGAGGATGACGTGATCAAAGTCGCCCGCGGGGGCTTTCTGTCCGGGCCGCATCAAGACGATGGGTTTGCTCGGGTTGACGATGACGGCGGGTACGTTGTGCAGCATGTCGAAAACCGAGACGGAAAAGAACCGGTCGTATTGCGGTGTATGCAGCACGGCCGGGCCGTTGGAGAGGCTGAACCAGGCGTAGCCGTAATCGACGGTTGCTTGCGGTGTGACAACCGTCTTGTCGGTCGGGTCTACCAATCCGGTAAAGCTGAGTTGCCCGGCCTGATTGTCCACCAGCCATTCGTTCATCATGCGAGCCTGCTCCTGATTCGGGTACGCGCGAATATAGGCTTCGATCGTATCCAGAGCGCGAGCGGAGATCGGGAAAAAGAGCAAGCAGGCAAGTGTGATTATGGTTTTTCTTTGCACGAGGAACTCCTCCTGAAATTGGTTGGTCGCCGCGCCCAGTGGGTTGGACCGTCAGGCAGGAGGGGCGTCCTTGCTTTCGGGTGGGCGTAGTCGAGTCATGAAGTTTTCGGCCAGACCTTCGTAGAGAGCCGTCGGACAGACAAGGCGCGATGCCTCGAACGCCATCATGGCGGCAAGCGCCAGAGGCAGGGTCATGAAGCGGGCATCGGTCATTTCGACGAGAATCACAAAAGCAGTGATCGGGCTTTGGACGACTCCGGAGAAATAGCTCACCATGCAAAGGAGAATCACCGCTTTGGGGTCCATGAACTCCAGAAAGGGTGCCACGAGTTGGCCGAGCGCGGCGCCGGTCGCAAGACTGGGATCAAAGAGTCCTCCGGGGATTCCGCTCAGCAGCGCAATCCAGTTCCCCAGAGCAATCGCCCCGAATCCCCAAGTCGGTACTTCGGTCCCTTCCATCAGGATGGCTTCCGCATGAGGGTATCCGCTGCCGTAGCTGAACCCTTCCGAGAGGATCGCCAGGAGAGCCATGGCCGCGCCGAGAGAAGCGGCCGCCATGAGAGGTTGTCGGCGATAGAAGCGACCGTAGGGACGCGTGGTCAGCAGCAGGCTCTGGGCAAAAAGCCCTCCGAGCAAACCGAAGACCACGCCCAGGACCGGGACCACCAACCATTCGAGGGGCTGGTCGAGGCGGGTCTCTATTTTGCCGTAGAACAAATAGTCGCCGAAGCGTGTCATGCAGACGATGCATGCGACCAATACGGTGCGCACGATCGTGCCTGCGTTTTCCTTTTCGAACGAACGGCCAATTTCTTCCAATGCGAAAACAGCACCCGCGATGGGTGTGTTGAAAGCAGCCGCGATCCCGGCAGCGCCTCCTGCGAGGATCAGGCCTCGTTGCACCAACCATGTCTGGAATTTCCCCCAGCGGTTGGAGAGGTACATAAAGCAGGCGCCCGCGTGGACCGAGGGTCCTTCCCGGCCGATGGTCATGCCGGCGAAGAGGCCGATCGCGAGAAGCAGACCTTTACCGACAAGAATGCGCCAGGAAAGAACATGGCTGCGGGCCGGCCCGTCCTCGATCTTCAAGGCGGCGATAGCCTGAGGAATGCCGGTTCCATCGGTGCCCTGAAAGAAACGGTCGCGCAGTTGGCAAATGAGAATCATGCCGAAGAAGAGCATCGCCGGCTGAATCCAGGGCGAGACCGTCTGCAACCATTGCGAAAATAGAACGCTCCAGTCGTCGAGGTATCGAAACAAGGCCGCGACGGCACCGGTTGCTGATGCGGCCAGAATCCACACGGAATGTCGCCGCAGTGCATGCAGAGAGAACAGGCTTTCCTGCCATCGGGATTTCGTGGACATTTCCATCAGGCACGTCGCCATTGCCGGAATCGGCGAATCAGGTTGTTGGTCGAAGTATCGTGCGAGAGGGTCGTCTCTTCGTCCGACTTCAACTCGGGGACGATCTTGTTGGCGAGAACCTTGCCCAATTCGACGCCCCATTGATCAAACGAGTTGATGTTCCAGATCGTCCCCTGGGTGAATATCTTGTGTTCATAGAGGGCGATCAGCTGACCCAGAATATGCGGCGTCAGTTCGCGTTTTACGATAATCGTGGTGGTCGGGTGATTTCCCCGGAAGGTACGATGCGGCACCTCATTTTCGGGTACGCCTTCGGCGCGAACTTCATCTTCCGTTTTTCCGAATGCGAGAGCTTCGGTCTGTGCAAGACAATTGGCCATCAGAAGTTCATGGTGGTCGCGAATATCGTGCGATGGTTTGGCAAAGCCGATGAAGTCGCAGGGAATCAGCTTGGTTCCCTGATGAATCAATTGATAGTAGGCATGCTGGCCATTCGTTCCGGGCTGGCCCCAGACGACGGGCCCGGTTTGGTAGTCGTGGATCGGTCGCCCTTCGCGGTCCGTCGACTTTCCGTCACTCTCCATATCCAGTTGCTGCAGGTAGGCGGTCAGTCGCCAGAGATATTGGTTGTAGGGGAGGATGGATTGCGTCTGTGCGCCAAAGAAGTTGTTGTACCAGATGCCGACGAGGCCCATCAGGACGGGAAGATTCTTTTCGGGGGGCGTTGTCCGGAAATGCTCATCCATGGCGTGGAAGCCGGCGAGCATCTCCCGGAAACCGTCCGGGCCGATCGCGACCATGAGGCTGAGTCCGATGGCGGAATCAAACGAATAACGCCCGCCCACCCAGTCCCAGAAGGCGAACATATTGGCGGTATCAATGCCGAAGGCCGCCACCTCTTTTGCGTTCGTGGAAACCGCGACAAAATGACGGGCCACGGCAGCTTCGTCGCCGAGAGCGTCCAGCATCCAACGGCGTGCGCTGTGTGCGTTGGCGAGCGTTTCCAGTGTGGTGAAGGTCTTGGAGCAGACGATGAAAAGAGTTTCCGCCGGGTCTTTGCCCTCGACCGCCTCGGCGAACGCGGTGGCATCGACGTTGGAGACAAAGTCGAAGCTGATCGAACGGTCACTGAAGGATTTCAGAGCCTCGTAGGCCATCGCCGGCCCGAGGTCGGACCCTCCGATGCCGATATTGACCACATGGCGAATTTTCTTGCCGGTATGGCCGGTCCAGCTCCCGCTGCGAATTTTTTCCGCGAAGCCGGCCATTTGGTCCAGTACCGCATGGACCTCCGGCACGACGTTCTTGCCCTCGACTTCGATGACGGCGTCTCGGGGCGCTCGCAGTGCCACGTGCAGTACGGCGCGATTCTCCGTGATATTGATTTTCTCTCCGGAAAACATCGCCTCGATGCGTTTGCTCAGGTTCATGCGCCCGGCCAGCGCCTGCAATAAACCGAGAGTTTCCGTGGTAAGTCTGTTTTTTGAAAAATCGACGAAGAGGTCGAGGGCCTCGAGGCTGAGTGCTTCGCTACGGCCCGGATCGTCGGCAAACATCTCTCGGAGGTGAGCATCGGCCAGCTCTTGCTGGTGATTTTGGAGAGCTTTCCACTCGTCTGTTTCGGTGGGGCGCGGGGATTGAGACATTTTCCGAATTCCTTTCCTGGAGAAGGGACAGCGTGACCTCGGCGGGACAATATCTTCTGCGAGTGGATAGACAAGGGGTGTGCTCTGGCGGTTGCCCCGGGATTCCGATTGATTAAGAAGCATGCGCGAGCGAGACGCACAGAAAATTGCCCTGATTCGGGCAGTTGAGGAAGCAGACCCCGAGGGGCTTCTACTGCGCGTGCGCGCGCGTCGGGCCGCCACCGAGGAGGCTCTCGCCGCAGGTGGCCCGCCTGCAGCACTGGCTGCGCATCGCGCCCGAGCCTTGCTTGCGCTGTTGATGGAGCGAGTATCGGGGATTTCCGGCGTTCTGCGCCTGACCCGGGTTTCGCAGGCGAGCTTTCTGCCGGTTGGCGTTTTGGCTCTTCTCTCCGGCTTGATGACCAATGTGGCGGGGCCGGAGCGTTATATCAGCCTTCTCGCCTTTCCTCTGCTGGGCCTGATTCTCTGGAATTTCTTCGCGTATCTCGTGCTGATTTTTTCGGTGTTTCGGGGCGAGGGCGCGCCAGAATCGGTCGCGGAGCCGAGATTCGGGCCCGGTCGAGCCTCGGCGTTCTACGCCTGGGCGGGGGAATGGGCGTGTGCACGACTCAACGCTCCCGACCCTGATGAGACAGCGATTGTGGCCCGCGCACTCCCTGCCTATCTGCGTTCCTGGACCGCGGAATTTGCTCCCATCGCGGGATTGCGGATTCGCGCTCTCCTCCACGCCGGTGCGGGGTTGGCCGTTGGTGGTGCTGTGCTGGGGATGTACCTGCGCGGCCTGGCACTGGAGTATCAGGCGACGTGGGAGAGCACCTTCCTCGACCCGGAAACCGTCCAGCTTTTGCTCCAGGTAACGCTCGGGCCGGCGGCCTGGATGCTGGGCATCGCGTTGCCGGACGTCGCCGCTCTCGAGCAGATGCGTCAGCCGGGAGGGGCCGTGATGGCCGCTCCCTGGATTCATCTCTGGGCGCTGACCGCGGGACTCACGGTTTTGCTGCCGCGGACGGTTCTGCTGCTGGGCTGTCTTTTGGTGGCCCACCGACGCGGGCAGGATTTGCCTGTGGATCCCCTGTCCGGATCTTTTCGGGTGCTCCGGGGTTCGCGTGAGGGCAGCGGGTTCTTCGCGGAGATCCTTCCCTACAGCTACACCTTGCCCCAAAAAGAGAGGGATACGGCCTTGGAACTGGCCCTCGAGGTTGCCGGCCACGGTGTTTCCGCCCGGCTGGGGGAACCTCTTGTCTACGGCGCCGGGACTTCCTTGAGGACCGATGGCCCGGTCCCGGACCTGGTCATTGTTGTTTTCTCCCTGGCGCAATCTCCCGAACGGGAGGTCCACGGGGAGTTTTTGACCCATTTGCTCTCGCTTTCGGAGGGGAGGGCGGTGCTTGCGGTGGTGGATCGATCGCCGTGGCGTGCGCGCTTCGATAGGACCGAGGACGCTCGTGCGCTAGAAAGAGAGAGGACTTGGGACCGAGTGATCCGTGAAATTGGCCTGACCGCGGTTCATCTGGATCTGGGTACTGAATTACGACCGGAAGACGTGGCGGCTGCCGAGCAAGCCTCTGTCACGGATGATCGAGGGGCATGAGCAAGCGATGAGTACCGTAACCCTGAGCCTGATCTCACACACCAACGTGGGGAAAACGACGTTGGCGCGGACGATTCTGCGCCGTGATATCGGAGAGGTCCTCGATCAGGCCCACGTGACCGAGGAGTCGGAAGGCTTTGATCTGGTAGCGCATGGCGACGATGCCTTGCGCCTCTGGGATACCCCCGGCCTGGGCGACTCCGCGCGTTTGATGGACCGGTTAAAGCACCAAGGCAATCCCCTTGGTTGGTTCCTGCATCAAATCTGGGACCGCTATCGTGACCGCCCGCTCTATTCGAGCCAGCAGGCTGTGCGAAACATTCGAGCTGAGGCAGACGTGATCCTCTATCTGGTGAACGCGTCGGAGGATCCCGGTGACGCGGGCTATGTTGCTTACGAGATGGAGCTTCTTGGTTGGATGGAAAAACCGGTCATGGTTCTTCTCAACCAGACAGGTGTCGGCAAGGAAGAGGAGCGTGTCGAGGTCTGGCGTCAGGCGCTGGCCAAATGGCCCATCGTGCAGGACTTCCTCCCGCTGGATGCGTTCACGCGATGCTGGGTCCAGGAAGGGATTCTCCTCGAGCGGGTCTCGAAACTGCTCTCCGATGCGCGCCAGCCTGTGATGCATGGATTGCAGAACGTCTGGCAGGAAAGAAATCTTGGTGTTTTCGAGAGTTCGTCGAAAGCTGTGAGCGACTATTTGCTGCGTGCCAGCGGCGACCTCGAGGTTCTGGATGGGCAGTCCCCCGGCAAGACCGAGGAGCGGCGTGCCACGCGCGTGCTTTCCCAGAGGTTGGATGAGGCGACGACTCTGCTGATGGATCAGCTGATCGAAGAGCATGGCCTCGAAGGTCGTTTTCAGACGGTGGCTCGGGACCGATTGCGCGAGGATTTCGATCTGCCCGGGGCCGCCGCTCTCTCGGCTTCAAGGACCACGATCTTGGGGGCAGCGAT is part of the Candidatus Binatia bacterium genome and encodes:
- a CDS encoding DUF3482 domain-containing protein; translated protein: MIEGHEQAMSTVTLSLISHTNVGKTTLARTILRRDIGEVLDQAHVTEESEGFDLVAHGDDALRLWDTPGLGDSARLMDRLKHQGNPLGWFLHQIWDRYRDRPLYSSQQAVRNIRAEADVILYLVNASEDPGDAGYVAYEMELLGWMEKPVMVLLNQTGVGKEEERVEVWRQALAKWPIVQDFLPLDAFTRCWVQEGILLERVSKLLSDARQPVMHGLQNVWQERNLGVFESSSKAVSDYLLRASGDLEVLDGQSPGKTEERRATRVLSQRLDEATTLLMDQLIEEHGLEGRFQTVARDRLREDFDLPGAAALSASRTTILGAAMGGAAGGLVADVAVGGLTFGGGAVAGALLGAAGAAGLRKGYQFVRGEDVQQVRWSDEFLKNLYRQSILRYLAVAHFGRGRGAWRETGNPERWSGLVEGALEGRQETLSSAVDQARDGEDSSVFPDLTKSTLLDILSEGYPEAAHFLGRDLQPTTDSTEPRENPE
- a CDS encoding MlaD family protein, which encodes MSKKANPTRIGGFVLASLMLAVLGVALFGSGRFFERTEPFVCYFDGSINGLAVGSNVKFKGVPIGSVSEILLRFDESDDSASVRIPVVIRIDESKIEKGADRPVDLSDPKVLQSLISRGLRASLQSESLVTGLLYVNLDFYPDAPPIRLAEAGDMMVIPTLPSTLEAVQEVMGRVVRELDQVDFKEVFLSVEETIESIHEMLTSPEIPSTMESLADTMESLRKLSHTLNEKIGPFSEAVEGTALQADTTLQELTDVIASVGVLLDPESPLAFQVGQTLRQVSGASDSVRELANFLEEHPSALLYGRGGEPEEENP
- a CDS encoding PqiC family protein, whose amino-acid sequence is MVNRHFRKTSLLFMLLVSSCSLLSGAPGSGPNRYYVLTEGAELREIARLPKLSLGVGPIELPDYLDRFSIATRSEANRVTYAENDRWAESLGGNVQRVLAADLSVLLYTERISLFPWYRTSAPDRRVSISIQRFEVDPGGKVRLWARWILRDEDGKRLVSGEFDERREVATGPDAVARVMSDLVGDLARSLAVVVAESV
- a CDS encoding ATP-binding cassette domain-containing protein, yielding MNEPKTTDTRESAIEVRDLTMAYGDFVVMRDLNFEIRSGDIFIIMGGSGCGKSTLLRHLVGLVEPARGEIRYSGASFTEADADGRAAFLRRFGVLYQSGALWSSMTLAENIGLPLGEYTDLTEREIRDVAGLKLSLVGLSGFEDFYPSEISGGMQKRAGLARAMALDPEILFFDEPSAGLDPLSSARLDELILEIRDSLGSTVVIVTHELASIFAIGDDSVYLDPETRTMKARGNPKQLRDHGEDPGVREFLSRGQISGGGRHE
- a CDS encoding DUF1254 domain-containing protein codes for the protein MQRKTIITLACLLFFPISARALDTIEAYIRAYPNQEQARMMNEWLVDNQAGQLSFTGLVDPTDKTVVTPQATVDYGYAWFSLSNGPAVLHTPQYDRFFSVSVFDMLHNVPAVIVNPSKPIVLMRPGQKAPAGDFDHVILETDQGLVLTRMVVVNNLDEVTALGQKMRLDGGDGDMHRDVQRFSSAIEKSGLALIEASIPHLDAGRAFGKKSGDVGEITSASAVMLGQLGTPSDTVRYLPIMVDEGGEPLSGTKTYELRVPAGIVQDSGYFSVTAYGAEDRFLIPNDKKVYDQTTYSAEPNADGTYTVTLSPDGSGKNGIPTGKPFYAILRAYVPVPDADMTVSVTTR
- the pgi gene encoding glucose-6-phosphate isomerase encodes the protein MSQSPRPTETDEWKALQNHQQELADAHLREMFADDPGRSEALSLEALDLFVDFSKNRLTTETLGLLQALAGRMNLSKRIEAMFSGEKINITENRAVLHVALRAPRDAVIEVEGKNVVPEVHAVLDQMAGFAEKIRSGSWTGHTGKKIRHVVNIGIGGSDLGPAMAYEALKSFSDRSISFDFVSNVDATAFAEAVEGKDPAETLFIVCSKTFTTLETLANAHSARRWMLDALGDEAAVARHFVAVSTNAKEVAAFGIDTANMFAFWDWVGGRYSFDSAIGLSLMVAIGPDGFREMLAGFHAMDEHFRTTPPEKNLPVLMGLVGIWYNNFFGAQTQSILPYNQYLWRLTAYLQQLDMESDGKSTDREGRPIHDYQTGPVVWGQPGTNGQHAYYQLIHQGTKLIPCDFIGFAKPSHDIRDHHELLMANCLAQTEALAFGKTEDEVRAEGVPENEVPHRTFRGNHPTTTIIVKRELTPHILGQLIALYEHKIFTQGTIWNINSFDQWGVELGKVLANKIVPELKSDEETTLSHDTSTNNLIRRFRQWRRA
- a CDS encoding DUF2868 domain-containing protein, with amino-acid sequence MRERDAQKIALIRAVEEADPEGLLLRVRARRAATEEALAAGGPPAALAAHRARALLALLMERVSGISGVLRLTRVSQASFLPVGVLALLSGLMTNVAGPERYISLLAFPLLGLILWNFFAYLVLIFSVFRGEGAPESVAEPRFGPGRASAFYAWAGEWACARLNAPDPDETAIVARALPAYLRSWTAEFAPIAGLRIRALLHAGAGLAVGGAVLGMYLRGLALEYQATWESTFLDPETVQLLLQVTLGPAAWMLGIALPDVAALEQMRQPGGAVMAAPWIHLWALTAGLTVLLPRTVLLLGCLLVAHRRGQDLPVDPLSGSFRVLRGSREGSGFFAEILPYSYTLPQKERDTALELALEVAGHGVSARLGEPLVYGAGTSLRTDGPVPDLVIVVFSLAQSPEREVHGEFLTHLLSLSEGRAVLAVVDRSPWRARFDRTEDARALERERTWDRVIREIGLTAVHLDLGTELRPEDVAAAEQASVTDDRGA
- a CDS encoding ABC transporter permease encodes the protein MDRERLIRLEESDSGQLQLWVGGQWALADGVPELDELQTRIAGGRQAVLSMHVEELEAWDSSLVAFLVGAASLADQGQCAVDYDQLPSGLQRLLALARAVPEKEDARTAPVPPSFLEKLGDGWLALAAEFRSGLEFVGEAALSLVRLARGQARFRRSDLLLLIEDCGVRALPIVTLISFLVGMILAFVGAIQLQQFGAEIYVANLVGIAMLREMGAMMAAIIMAGRTGAAFAAQLGTMRVTQEIDALTTMGISPMDFVVLPRMVALCLMMPLLALFADLVGVLGGAVVGATMLDLSPSLYLRQTVEAVSFSDFSSGLLKSAVFGVLIAVAGCLRGMQCGNSSSAVGEAATSAVVTGIVLIIVADATFTVLFNIVGF
- a CDS encoding chloride channel protein, which codes for MEMSTKSRWQESLFSLHALRRHSVWILAASATGAVAALFRYLDDWSVLFSQWLQTVSPWIQPAMLFFGMILICQLRDRFFQGTDGTGIPQAIAALKIEDGPARSHVLSWRILVGKGLLLAIGLFAGMTIGREGPSVHAGACFMYLSNRWGKFQTWLVQRGLILAGGAAGIAAAFNTPIAGAVFALEEIGRSFEKENAGTIVRTVLVACIVCMTRFGDYLFYGKIETRLDQPLEWLVVPVLGVVFGLLGGLFAQSLLLTTRPYGRFYRRQPLMAAASLGAAMALLAILSEGFSYGSGYPHAEAILMEGTEVPTWGFGAIALGNWIALLSGIPGGLFDPSLATGAALGQLVAPFLEFMDPKAVILLCMVSYFSGVVQSPITAFVILVEMTDARFMTLPLALAAMMAFEASRLVCPTALYEGLAENFMTRLRPPESKDAPPA